In Rhodococcus rhodochrous, a single genomic region encodes these proteins:
- a CDS encoding ABC transporter substrate-binding protein, protein MSERLQFDSSILSRLKSPAPLAAGLVAAVVALTGCSSSDQSNDAALDGEVTVENCGTELTFPSPATAIYANDSQILLNLLALDADDHITAVSGIRASRLDQLRGMYGTERIDELPFESEESFNLESIQAQKPDVVMAGYGWGFSVEKNITPERLNDDFGIPAYTVTPTCLPGSVDTMSPWDEAFADLSNIGAIVGHDDIAAAKIEELRERRGEMESAPRAEDAPTVMYITSVSNEGVSSAGKPHLFTSIIEVTGARNALDDVDEKSPKMSWESVTAANPDFIVLTDTGDGAGAFEAKLTLLSENPATRSLDAITQGRVLNLPTDMGRSGALMMDTAEHVRKALEQEQLLPQSEIEPRMDLSGLE, encoded by the coding sequence ATGTCTGAACGCCTACAGTTCGATTCGAGCATTCTGTCCCGCCTGAAGTCCCCGGCCCCTCTGGCTGCCGGACTTGTTGCAGCCGTCGTGGCCCTCACCGGCTGCAGCAGTTCCGATCAGAGCAACGATGCCGCACTCGACGGTGAAGTCACTGTCGAGAACTGCGGAACGGAACTCACTTTCCCGTCCCCGGCTACGGCGATCTACGCCAACGACAGCCAGATTCTTCTGAACTTGCTGGCGCTCGACGCCGACGACCACATCACGGCCGTCAGCGGCATTCGTGCTTCGCGACTCGACCAGCTTCGCGGCATGTACGGCACCGAGCGCATCGACGAGTTGCCGTTCGAGTCCGAGGAATCGTTCAACCTCGAGAGTATTCAAGCCCAGAAGCCCGACGTGGTGATGGCCGGTTACGGCTGGGGATTCAGTGTGGAGAAGAACATCACTCCGGAACGCCTGAACGACGACTTCGGTATCCCTGCCTACACCGTCACCCCCACGTGCCTCCCCGGCTCTGTCGACACCATGTCACCGTGGGACGAGGCGTTCGCCGACCTGTCGAACATCGGCGCCATCGTCGGTCACGACGATATCGCCGCGGCGAAGATCGAGGAGTTGAGGGAGCGGCGAGGGGAGATGGAATCGGCACCGCGTGCAGAGGACGCCCCCACCGTCATGTACATCACCTCGGTATCGAACGAAGGAGTCTCGAGCGCCGGAAAGCCCCACCTCTTCACATCCATCATCGAGGTGACAGGCGCCCGCAACGCGCTCGACGACGTGGACGAGAAGAGCCCGAAGATGTCCTGGGAATCGGTGACCGCCGCGAACCCCGACTTCATCGTTCTCACCGATACCGGAGACGGTGCCGGTGCATTCGAAGCGAAGCTGACCCTTCTCTCCGAGAATCCCGCAACCCGCTCACTGGATGCCATCACCCAGGGACGCGTCCTCAACCTTCCGACCGACATGGGACGCAGTGGCGCCTTGATGATGGATACTGCAGAACACGTGCGGAAGGCTTTGGAACAGGAACAACTGCTGCCTCAGAGCGAGATCGAGCCGCGGATGGACTTGAGCGGACTCGAGTAG
- a CDS encoding IucA/IucC family C-terminal-domain containing protein, protein MKEELRPMTDLDTILDTIDALGPPFHVGTTPRKGTADDAEVDWFAGAQLCDPASGEARRMIELHARFRRMPVARHVGSLVFQRYCHRVCAVAAAAWVLHGVALDLRAPNVRVRFVSGTPDLVVLGTPSALADATPEDLLEASVDGHLAPLAQSVRAETGPGMGNLLGNIAAGFAGAFRTLARRPDPNPNMQEISVLAESLLSARPELQRCGDLRILTGPAGPRLQYDRRTCCHWYAAPDGRYCSWCSRLSYDERTRRFQESMAQE, encoded by the coding sequence GTGAAGGAAGAACTCAGACCTATGACAGATCTCGACACGATCCTGGACACGATCGATGCGCTCGGTCCCCCTTTTCATGTCGGCACCACGCCGAGGAAGGGCACCGCAGACGACGCCGAGGTCGACTGGTTCGCCGGCGCACAACTCTGCGACCCGGCGTCCGGGGAAGCACGAAGAATGATCGAGTTGCACGCTCGGTTTCGCCGGATGCCTGTCGCACGGCACGTCGGTTCCCTGGTCTTCCAACGCTACTGCCATCGTGTCTGCGCCGTCGCGGCAGCGGCGTGGGTACTGCACGGCGTCGCGCTGGACCTGCGTGCCCCGAACGTCCGCGTGCGCTTTGTTTCCGGCACGCCGGATCTGGTGGTGCTGGGCACACCGAGCGCACTGGCCGATGCCACCCCCGAAGATCTTCTCGAGGCGAGTGTCGACGGACACCTGGCGCCTCTCGCGCAGAGTGTGCGCGCCGAGACAGGCCCCGGGATGGGCAACCTCCTGGGCAATATCGCGGCGGGATTCGCCGGTGCCTTCCGAACACTTGCGCGACGACCCGACCCGAATCCGAACATGCAGGAAATCAGCGTTCTCGCAGAAAGTTTGCTCTCGGCCCGGCCCGAACTACAGCGTTGCGGTGACCTACGGATTCTCACCGGCCCTGCCGGTCCTCGTCTCCAGTACGACCGCAGAACCTGTTGCCATTGGTATGCCGCCCCCGACGGCCGTTACTGTTCCTGGTGCTCTCGGCTTTCCTACGACGAACGGACACGACGTTTCCAGGAGTCCATGGCGCAGGAATGA
- a CDS encoding FecCD family ABC transporter permease: MVTSTARRPAEVRRVPVAGVVVVAGLIVLALSIAVTVTIGPAELSVVDVYAVIFERLGLGDSSVSAIREGIVWELRLPRTLLAAVCGAGLAVCGAIMQSLLRNPLADPFVLGISSGASTGAVMIAVLGIGGGAVSLSSGAFLGALASFALVLLLATGAGGGTSRVVLAGVAGTQLFSALTSFIVISSADAERTRGVLFWLLGSLSGATWTDVALCGSVCAAGIVVCLVKASSLDAFTFGSSTAATLGISVGRTRLLFLMVTALITAVLVSAAGAIGFVGLVLPHAARFLVGPRHSRLVPVTAVVGAVFMVWVDAVARTVFAPQEVPVGVVTALIGVPAFALILFRTRSTP, encoded by the coding sequence ATGGTGACGTCCACTGCCCGGCGACCCGCGGAGGTTCGCCGGGTTCCGGTGGCCGGTGTCGTGGTGGTCGCGGGACTGATCGTTCTCGCACTGTCGATCGCGGTGACCGTCACGATCGGCCCGGCCGAGCTGTCCGTCGTCGACGTCTACGCGGTGATCTTCGAACGCTTGGGACTGGGTGACAGCTCGGTCAGTGCGATTCGGGAAGGGATCGTGTGGGAACTGCGTCTGCCCCGCACGCTGCTCGCCGCCGTGTGCGGCGCCGGACTCGCGGTGTGCGGGGCGATCATGCAGTCGCTGCTGCGCAATCCGCTTGCCGATCCGTTCGTTCTCGGCATCTCGTCGGGTGCGTCGACCGGAGCCGTGATGATCGCCGTACTCGGCATCGGTGGTGGCGCTGTGTCGCTGTCGAGTGGAGCCTTTCTCGGTGCTCTCGCCTCGTTTGCTCTCGTGCTGCTGTTGGCTACCGGCGCAGGGGGCGGAACCTCCCGCGTGGTTCTGGCCGGAGTTGCAGGGACACAACTGTTCTCGGCTCTGACATCGTTCATCGTCATCTCGTCCGCCGACGCGGAACGCACTCGGGGAGTGTTGTTCTGGCTGCTCGGTTCGTTGTCCGGTGCCACCTGGACAGATGTGGCGCTCTGCGGATCGGTCTGCGCCGCCGGGATCGTGGTGTGCCTGGTGAAGGCATCGTCACTGGACGCCTTCACCTTCGGTTCGTCGACCGCGGCGACCCTCGGGATCTCGGTCGGGCGCACACGGCTGCTGTTCCTGATGGTGACGGCCCTGATCACCGCTGTCCTGGTCAGTGCGGCCGGCGCGATCGGGTTCGTGGGACTGGTGCTTCCGCACGCGGCCCGCTTCCTGGTCGGCCCCCGCCACAGCCGCCTGGTCCCGGTCACCGCCGTCGTCGGAGCAGTCTTCATGGTGTGGGTCGACGCGGTCGCCCGCACCGTGTTCGCACCGCAAGAGGTCCCCGTCGGCGTGGTGACGGCCCTGATCGGAGTGCCCGCTTTTGCCCTGATTCTCTTCCGTACGAGGAGTACCCCGTGA
- a CDS encoding ABC transporter substrate-binding protein: protein MAAALTVSGCSSNDEQSTPPEPDTAATAYPLTIENCGRTLTVDAPPQRAVSLNQGSTEILLSLGLADRMVGTATWTDPVRENLADENAKVPRLADNKPSFEVVLDTEPDFVSASFGGTLGPGGVAEPSQFEQLGVPAYLSPTDCDGKDDNSVNADGNRTEPLTMDAVYKEIRDLAAIFDVRERGEQFVAELEQRYEDASGQVNANGVSLAYWFADIETPYVAGCCGSSGIITDSVGAKNVFDDTTNEWPQVSWESILDRDPTALVLADLSRRSITGDALDSKIEFLESNPVTQRLSAVQNRRYIVVNGADMNPSIRTIDGIEKVADALREWNLDN, encoded by the coding sequence ATGGCGGCGGCGCTGACCGTGTCGGGATGCTCGTCGAACGACGAACAATCGACTCCGCCCGAGCCGGACACAGCCGCGACGGCGTACCCGCTCACCATCGAGAACTGCGGCAGGACGCTCACCGTCGACGCGCCACCACAGCGGGCGGTGTCCCTGAATCAGGGATCCACCGAGATCCTGCTGTCGCTCGGTCTCGCCGACCGCATGGTCGGCACCGCGACCTGGACCGATCCCGTTCGGGAGAACCTCGCCGACGAGAACGCGAAGGTTCCGCGTCTGGCTGACAACAAGCCGTCCTTCGAGGTCGTGCTCGATACGGAACCGGATTTCGTCTCGGCGTCCTTCGGCGGAACGCTCGGACCCGGTGGGGTTGCCGAACCGTCGCAGTTCGAGCAACTCGGGGTGCCCGCCTACCTGTCGCCCACCGATTGCGACGGCAAGGACGACAACAGCGTCAACGCCGACGGCAACCGCACCGAACCGCTGACCATGGACGCGGTGTACAAGGAGATCCGCGACCTCGCCGCGATCTTCGACGTGCGTGAGCGCGGTGAGCAGTTCGTCGCCGAACTCGAACAGCGGTACGAGGACGCGTCGGGACAGGTGAACGCGAACGGAGTGTCGCTCGCGTACTGGTTCGCCGATATCGAGACCCCGTATGTGGCGGGTTGCTGCGGATCGTCGGGCATCATCACCGATTCCGTCGGAGCGAAGAACGTCTTCGACGACACCACGAACGAGTGGCCTCAGGTGAGCTGGGAGTCGATCCTCGATCGTGACCCGACCGCGCTCGTTCTGGCCGACCTGAGCCGCCGCAGCATCACCGGGGACGCTCTGGACAGCAAGATCGAGTTCCTGGAATCGAATCCGGTCACCCAGCGCCTGAGTGCGGTGCAGAACCGGCGGTACATCGTGGTCAACGGCGCCGATATGAACCCGTCCATCCGCACGATCGACGGAATCGAGAAGGTCGCCGACGCCCTGCGCGAGTGGAATCTCGACAACTGA
- a CDS encoding ABC transporter ATP-binding protein, producing the protein MTLSAKSLRWSRGGNLVVDEVTIDPVPGETIGLLGPNGSGKSSLLRLLAGVDRPDSGVVTLDGTDLRNLGRRTLARRVAMVGQHAHTEVDIRVRDVVRLGRIPHADTFGRDDGGDLAIANALEATGMTQHADRLWRSMSGGERQRAQIARALAQEPEELLLDEPTNHLDIAHQLDILERVVALPVTSYVALHDLNLAAMFCDRVVVLEKGRVVACGTPAEALTADMIEQVYGVRATVDDDGGAPVIRYRRLRAPVPSRMQ; encoded by the coding sequence GTGACACTGTCCGCGAAGTCGCTGCGGTGGAGCCGCGGCGGAAACCTCGTCGTCGACGAAGTGACGATCGATCCCGTGCCCGGGGAAACGATCGGGCTGCTCGGACCGAACGGCTCGGGGAAATCGTCGTTGCTCCGTCTGCTGGCCGGCGTCGATCGGCCGGACTCGGGTGTGGTGACGCTCGACGGCACCGATCTGCGCAACCTCGGCCGCCGGACACTTGCCCGTCGCGTCGCTATGGTCGGACAGCACGCACACACCGAGGTCGACATCCGAGTGCGAGACGTGGTGCGTCTCGGACGAATTCCTCATGCAGATACTTTTGGACGCGACGACGGGGGAGACCTCGCCATCGCGAACGCACTCGAAGCGACCGGTATGACGCAGCACGCCGATCGTCTGTGGCGGTCGATGTCGGGCGGCGAACGTCAGCGCGCGCAGATCGCGCGGGCGCTGGCACAGGAACCCGAGGAGCTACTGCTCGACGAGCCGACCAACCACCTCGACATCGCGCATCAGCTCGACATCCTCGAACGGGTCGTAGCGCTACCGGTGACGAGTTATGTTGCCCTGCACGATCTCAACCTCGCCGCCATGTTCTGTGATCGAGTGGTCGTGCTCGAGAAGGGGCGGGTCGTCGCGTGCGGAACGCCGGCCGAGGCGCTGACCGCCGACATGATCGAGCAGGTGTACGGCGTGCGTGCCACGGTGGACGACGACGGGGGTGCGCCGGTAATCCGTTACCGGCGGTTGCGCGCACCGGTGCCGTCCCGGATGCAGTAG
- a CDS encoding FecCD family ABC transporter permease, which translates to MLEVAKPPRRTRVPAIPLLAALVVAVVVSGFVSLTLGSEPVPLSATWDVVRARLGGGAGPDPVYDTIIWELRAPRILMALIVGAGLAMAGAAMQTLVKNPLADPYLLGISAGAGVGATLVIMFGVLTTLGIWALSLGALIGAMVAGAAVFGVSMAQGGLTPLRLILTGVVMASAFSSISSFLVFLSDDRDAVRSVLHWTLGSVAGSMWEQILPALVVVLVSAGILFAIHSWLDALASGPDVARALGVPVRGLRFGLFALSSILVGVLVSVSGGIGFVGLIMPHLARIMVGARHRIVLPVAALGGALFLLWIDIAARVLLSPEELPLGVMTGLVGAPVFLFLLGRRHYSFSDGD; encoded by the coding sequence TTGCTCGAGGTCGCGAAACCTCCTCGACGCACTCGGGTTCCGGCGATTCCACTACTGGCCGCGCTTGTCGTCGCGGTCGTCGTCAGTGGATTCGTTTCCTTGACTCTCGGATCGGAACCCGTGCCCTTGTCGGCTACCTGGGACGTGGTGCGGGCCCGCCTCGGTGGCGGGGCCGGCCCTGATCCCGTCTACGACACGATCATCTGGGAACTCCGAGCACCTCGCATCCTGATGGCGCTGATCGTCGGCGCAGGCCTGGCGATGGCCGGCGCCGCAATGCAAACACTCGTGAAGAATCCCCTGGCCGACCCGTACCTTCTGGGAATCTCGGCCGGAGCGGGTGTCGGAGCCACCCTGGTCATCATGTTCGGTGTGCTGACCACACTCGGCATCTGGGCGTTGTCGCTGGGCGCATTGATCGGTGCGATGGTTGCCGGAGCCGCGGTCTTCGGTGTTTCCATGGCCCAAGGAGGACTGACACCTCTTCGGTTGATTCTCACCGGTGTCGTCATGGCGTCAGCGTTCTCGTCGATATCGAGCTTTCTCGTCTTCCTCAGCGACGACCGCGATGCCGTTCGCTCGGTCCTGCACTGGACACTCGGAAGCGTCGCAGGCTCGATGTGGGAGCAGATCCTTCCGGCACTTGTCGTCGTGCTCGTATCCGCGGGCATATTGTTCGCGATCCATTCGTGGCTCGACGCGCTGGCGAGCGGACCGGACGTCGCCAGAGCCCTCGGTGTTCCCGTCCGGGGGCTTCGGTTCGGGTTGTTCGCGCTGTCGTCGATTCTGGTCGGCGTGCTGGTCTCGGTATCCGGCGGGATCGGGTTCGTGGGCCTGATCATGCCGCATCTGGCCAGGATCATGGTGGGGGCACGCCACCGCATCGTCCTGCCGGTCGCTGCACTCGGTGGAGCCCTGTTCCTCTTGTGGATCGATATTGCCGCCCGCGTTCTGCTCAGTCCCGAGGAACTTCCCCTCGGCGTGATGACGGGCCTGGTCGGGGCGCCCGTCTTCCTCTTCCTGCTCGGACGGCGCCACTACAGTTTCTCGGACGGTGATTGA
- a CDS encoding SDR family NAD(P)-dependent oxidoreductase has translation MQIRDRVFVVTGGGNGIGRDVVLELLVRGARVAAVDLRAEALDGTRALAVAYDDRLTTHTVDVSDRAAVEALVGEVTAAHGRVDGVANVAGIIQKFVPFADLPYDEMNKVLDVNYWGVVHMCKAFLPELLSRPEASLLNVSSMGAFVPVPGQSVYGASKAAVKLLTEGLYAELRTTKVAVTLVFPGAVRTGIAENSGAAIPGRNTDASVRITSSAEAAHRIADAIEKGTFRVCIGKDAMMLDLLARLVPRRSIEFLAKKMGSLVER, from the coding sequence ATGCAGATCCGTGACAGGGTTTTCGTCGTCACCGGTGGAGGCAACGGGATCGGACGCGACGTCGTCCTCGAACTCCTCGTGCGTGGGGCGCGGGTCGCGGCGGTCGACCTCCGCGCCGAGGCTCTCGACGGCACCCGTGCCCTGGCGGTCGCGTACGACGACCGTCTGACCACCCACACGGTCGACGTTTCCGATCGCGCCGCCGTCGAAGCCCTGGTGGGCGAGGTGACCGCAGCACACGGGCGGGTCGACGGGGTCGCCAACGTCGCCGGCATCATCCAGAAGTTCGTCCCGTTCGCAGACCTGCCGTACGACGAGATGAACAAGGTGCTCGACGTCAACTACTGGGGCGTCGTCCATATGTGCAAGGCGTTCCTCCCCGAGCTGCTGAGCCGTCCCGAGGCGAGCCTGCTCAACGTGTCGAGCATGGGTGCCTTCGTGCCGGTGCCGGGCCAGTCGGTCTACGGCGCGAGCAAGGCGGCGGTCAAGCTGCTCACCGAGGGCCTGTACGCCGAACTGCGCACGACGAAGGTCGCGGTGACGCTGGTGTTCCCCGGCGCCGTCCGCACCGGCATCGCCGAGAACTCCGGTGCCGCGATCCCGGGACGCAACACCGATGCCTCCGTCAGGATCACCTCGTCCGCCGAGGCCGCACACAGGATCGCCGACGCGATCGAGAAGGGCACCTTCCGGGTGTGCATCGGCAAGGACGCGATGATGCTCGACCTGCTCGCCCGGCTCGTGCCGCGTCGCAGCATCGAGTTCCTGGCGAAGAAGATGGGCTCGCTCGTCGAGCGCTGA
- a CDS encoding glucose 1-dehydrogenase, with product MPDQDQYRMQHPGEQHPVPPLEEQPEITYPGATADLLSAPDHGEATYRGSGRLEGRRALITGGDSGIGRAVAVAFAREGADVVLAYLDEEDEDGKRTAELVEQAGRRAVRMPGDIREEEFCRRLIDTTVSELGGIDILVNNATYQHLEPGGIGDISTEQFDRVMKTNLYALFWLSKFAVAEMAPGSTIVNTTSIQAVSPSPGLLDYAATKAGIVDFTKGLASDVASKGIRVNAVAPGPIWTPLIPATMPKDAYEQFGKDTPLGRPGQPAELAPAYVFLASQESSYITGETIAVTGGVPFT from the coding sequence ATGCCGGACCAGGACCAGTACCGCATGCAGCACCCGGGAGAGCAGCACCCGGTTCCGCCGCTCGAGGAGCAACCGGAGATCACCTATCCCGGCGCGACCGCCGATCTGCTCTCCGCCCCCGACCACGGCGAGGCGACCTACCGGGGGAGCGGACGGCTCGAAGGCCGCCGCGCCCTGATCACCGGTGGTGACTCCGGTATCGGACGGGCGGTCGCGGTCGCCTTCGCGCGGGAGGGTGCCGACGTCGTCCTGGCCTATCTCGACGAGGAGGACGAGGACGGCAAGCGGACCGCCGAACTCGTCGAACAGGCGGGACGCCGCGCGGTGCGGATGCCCGGCGACATCCGGGAGGAGGAATTCTGCCGGCGATTGATCGACACGACGGTGTCCGAACTCGGCGGCATCGACATCCTCGTCAACAACGCCACCTACCAGCACCTCGAACCCGGCGGCATCGGCGACATCTCCACCGAGCAGTTCGACCGCGTGATGAAGACGAACCTCTACGCCCTGTTCTGGCTCTCGAAGTTCGCGGTCGCGGAGATGGCCCCGGGCTCGACGATCGTCAACACCACATCGATTCAGGCGGTCAGCCCCTCGCCCGGTCTGCTCGACTACGCGGCCACGAAGGCCGGCATCGTCGACTTCACGAAGGGCCTCGCCTCCGACGTGGCGAGCAAGGGTATCCGCGTCAATGCGGTTGCCCCCGGTCCGATCTGGACGCCGCTCATTCCCGCGACGATGCCGAAGGATGCGTACGAGCAGTTCGGTAAGGACACCCCGCTCGGTCGCCCCGGCCAGCCCGCGGAACTTGCACCGGCCTACGTCTTCCTCGCCTCCCAGGAGTCGAGTTACATCACCGGGGAGACCATCGCCGTCACCGGCGGGGTCCCGTTCACCTGA